A window of the Chloroflexaceae bacterium genome harbors these coding sequences:
- a CDS encoding type II toxin-antitoxin system HigB family toxin, with product MRIIAKKILREFWERHADAEQALKAWYYDVKHADWKTPGDIRKTYATASILANNRVVFNIRGNNYRLVVAVNYDFGIVCIGFVGTHQEYDQIDAERV from the coding sequence GTGCGCATTATCGCCAAAAAGATCCTGCGAGAGTTCTGGGAACGCCACGCGGACGCGGAACAGGCGCTGAAAGCCTGGTACTACGATGTAAAACACGCCGATTGGAAAACCCCGGGTGATATTCGCAAGACTTACGCCACGGCGAGCATCCTGGCGAATAACCGGGTAGTCTTTAATATCCGCGGGAACAACTATCGCCTTGTGGTGGCCGTCAATTACGACTTTGGAATTGTCTGCATCGGTTTTGTTGGCACGCACCAGGAATACGATCAGATTGACGCGGAGCGTGTTTAG